The DNA region AAACTGCTACTTGTCTCAAGTTTATCACAAAATCCAactttttgacatgtgtcattctattcaattttaatagataaagtttattaattttattaagttattaattaaaatctcaTTAACAATCTACTTtagagacaaagaaaataattatatagtattaaatatgaatccattttcatatttcttaatattttatttatattaattatatgatgtaTTAGGTGTTTGAAAGGAAGCTAAAAAACTATATGAAACTTGAGAACTTATATTATGTATTAGAACTTAATAagaacaaattttattaatgaactaacaaaatgctaacGTGATAATAGTAAAAACAGATGATATGATAGCTgagagtctattttattttttttattataaaacacatacataaaaaattttacttatgttttgattatatttatatttgttttgcttatatttttgttactttaattttcatattaaacaatatatgtaagatgttacataaatataaaatcttatcggtgaaattaattacaaatacttaattatatgtaataattttttttttatgatgttaGGCAGTTTTACACCACTTGTATTAAACTTTaagtaaaaaagtttttttaagtaaatagaaaataaaatggaagtaaaatatatttatcttattatataaaccttagttctcaaagttagtaacttaccagatcgtgacacgtgtcaattttaacgatcagatatcaaagttaaaaattcaccagatcgtgacacatgtcaattttaacgattaaatatcaaagttagtaactcattagatcgtgacatgtgtcaattttaacgatcagatatcaaagttaaaaattcaccagatcgtgacacatgtcaattttaacgattaaatatcaaagttagtaactcattagatcgtgacatgtgtcaattttaacgatcagagttAGTATCGATCAGAAATAACAGTTTccaagcttggtaaaacgaagaataagataattgtaatcttattatattaaaaacaaattttgttaatcctaaaaataaaataatacacccctctatatcTTATTATAGAATGTAtgatttcaaaagttactaattcataagatcgcgacatgtgtcaaaatcttattatgttgtagattattaaaataataattaaaaattatattaaattatacaattttgtaattttaaagagAAATGAATCGTCTACGTTATATTGAATTCCTTGGcctaatcttaaaaaaaaaaaaatatcctaaaaaaattacaataattaaacttataCAAAACAATCCTACATTATATTGAATTCTTTGGcctaatcttaaaagaaaaagaatttaaatataaagatatgtgTTCTCTCagatcttttttatatatagagagaggaaTACTTCATTCCAATGTATCAAACTCAATTACAATTTTCAAACATGAGCACTACAGATGGAAACCAAAACTGTGAAAATAACGAAAAGTcagcaaagaaaaagaatagaaCCATTATGAATATTGATCAGATTGTTATGATGGAGAAGGCGCTTACCGATGAACCTCATATGCGACTGAAACTAGCTACACTTCAAGCATGGGTCGACGGTTTGTAGCGTTATAAGTTTCAAAGAttagtcggtggttgatgtatttggtagcgattttgtaatttgggaagttggaacgataaaccgttttaaaattggtatCAAACCTGATTTATGTGGGTTTCTATCGAatttggttcgtaaaccgtttatccaggtatatagagaaatatatgagaacttttgattcggttagaaataagttgagaacttaTGATTCGAGATTATTTGAGATGAGGTCATAGTTCTAAGTAGTTTCGGTACAATGCGatacttctgaggagtaaatAAGGAAtcgatccttaacgtgattatgacatatatcatgttttggattgtttataaagtttttattttgtatatttgaattatctaagGCTTTATATATACCATTATGATTACAatattcaaatttgtttttttattatgtgatattaactttctttcaatttctcaactttaattgggttggtcataaaattgtaatagagtagataattttcaccagttgttcatccaaaatatatttggagtaaaaaaagttaatggttaaagaaattatgtcacaatacaattttagtaattataagaacaatATTTATACcaagaaacataaaatttgtttaatttgtttaaaatacattttatagGTAGTAATAAAGaacatactttaacaataaaataatttagggtttaagagcatatttttaatggtgaaacatacagtaaaattgtatatgattactaaattatatgttgctttgacgaattctttgcatgtaaaatattttgtaataagttgtgaaacgtttttgaaatttgatagttataatatttttaatgatgagtatttggcaaaagttttggtaggggtataatttagctttatattattgtaataattgttataatatatataaaaaaaatgtatgaaggtaaatacaaatatgattttggtgggatataatttagctttatattattgtaataattgttataatatatataaaaaaaatgtatgaaggtaaatacaaatatggtttttctataactaaaattatttatatatttacttcaagaaataaaatttctttttatatttttaaaaaattgtttaggatttaggatttaTTCTCTTCAACAATCTCAATACCCGCACATCGTGCAGACCCTTatctagtttatatatatacttgtttctaccataatatatatatatatatatatatatatatatatatatattttagtccgtaaatgaaaaaaaaaattatcacaaaaAATAACATGAACATATTCATTACCTTCACCACTCCCGGCccatatttatcttttttgtaCAGTCACGGTGATTGGCTTTGGTGGCGGCTGGACGACGTTGGATTCTCGAACCGCCGGCGGTACGTGGTGCAGGCTTGTTATTGTCTGCCATACTCTTATCTTTACAGTGTGTGACTTGTGAAAGCTTTTGTGATCTTTTCTTGTGTATTATACACAAATGTAATGTCGCCCTAGTAAATCTAATGTAGTAgcagataaattaattaggtgAAGAAAGACAGAACTCGGTTTGGAGAAGGATTTCCTAAAGCTTGAATTAGTAAAGATTAGTTGGGTCAGTGACCCACAggattaaattatttaaaaaattaacttttagtTTTCAATTTATTGATTTCTTTACATTGTAAAAAAGTATTATAGTGGAATTATGTTGTTTTAGGTTTTACTGAGAAATTTACtataaatatatcatcaaaCATCAATCAATTTCTACAAACTGATTCTTTGAGCGTAGGTTACTCTACAGCTAACAAGCACCCTCTCtctaaaaaaaacctaaaaactctCGACCTTCTCTTTAATCAAAAACCGCCGCTGCCGCTTAGTTTAACCAGCTCCGGTGGCTTCTTCAGCACTGGATTTGGTTTTCTCCCTTTATTTTATCTTTGCTTTTATCTTTTATCGGTGTATCCAACGGCAGCAAATCTTGATTTTCAGATCTAGGATTTTTTAAGTTTCGATTTTCCTAACCCTGGTTTAGCTTCTTGGCTCTTGTTCTTTCCGTCAAGTTTAGCCTCAGATCTGGCCATTTTTATGGCTGAGGCAGTCTCCAACTGTTACTTCACTGTCTCTGATGAAGATTCTTTACCAACGCAGATCGAGATCTCCTTCCTGTTTTTAAAGAGTCGTTCCTCCTGAATGGTCTCTAGGTTTTGGTAGTGTTTCACCGCCCCCGGTAGCTCCTCTTTAAAGCAACATAAAGGGTCGCACGGCATGCTCATTCGGTTCTAACTAGTGGTAAAGGAGGTTCTTGCAATTTAAACCGTTGTGTGTTTTTTCTATTCtcagatttgttttaattgttttaataagatctaggttttaatttttcttttttggatctcTTGATTCTGTTCCGGAAGTGAATGGATGTTGTGTAATTGTCTGTCTGGATTGTTTCCCCTTAGCTCACCTTGTTTGGTCTTAGTCTTCGGGAGGGTTTTGTACTCGCCGGCTTAAGTCTCCGGAAAGATTAATTTCCTTGTCAGCCTTTGTATTTTACTctgaaattattataaatatcaaTGAATCATTGagacggaaaaaaaaatgtaggtTACTCTAATAGTCAAGgtatttaactattttataAAGATCTTGTAACTTTTCcattatatttgtaatattactTCATTGATATAGGCTTACCagatagactttttttttttgcttaccaGATAATGGTTTAGTCAAAGTCAAGATTATAAAACTACATATGTAAAGCTTTGTACGTAGCTCATTGGTTGCTATGTCATTATCCAGCCTAGATTTTATACTAATTAActagtaaaattttgtttggaagaaaatataaaattgaataaacATAATCAGACATGGCAACAAGTTATATTAAACCAGTCCAGACAATAATCCATAGATTCGTCTAGTTTTAGAGAATTGTTAGTAATACGATTGTATAATATCAGTTTTATCGTATTAATTACTACAGTTTCAAACTAAACAAGCTATATCAATATGTTTCGTTTATACCTATTTTCCATAGTATTTGTGTAGTTTTATAAATCAGTTTGAGgataaaataaacacaaattccTCATATTATGATGTAGGCAGATAAATAAATGGATGTCAAATCATGATTATCCTTTTCAAGTTTtgtcatataaatatttatgtagaTCTATAGCTTGCTAGTAGTGTGAAACCGGCAGTCACATAAGCTATTGACTTCAAGGTAGTTTCCATGTatttttcacaatatatatcTGTAGAAGcaacaatacaaaattattagtttatggACCTTCAAAGATCTTCTCACTTAAGTTCTCTATTGGTGTTATGCATATATATGCATGTGAGTTTGCGCTTATCATCTAGGCATCCATCGACCAAACTGTTAAGTCTAATTTATAAGGTCTCTTCGCGCTAGAACATAAAGATGACGACGGTAAGTAACTTCCTCTACTCAGTTTTCATGAATACTCGTATATTCGTTTATTGAACATGTGTATGTTTATGCAGGTAGTGGAAATGGAAGTACCAATGGATTGTCCTGGTTGCGAGAACAAAGTTAGGAAAGCTCTTGAAAAGATTACGGGTGATTAAATTAGTAAATATGGGTTAAAGATCCTAAAGTACTAGTTTTCTTGTTACCCAAGAAACCTGATAATTAAGTCTTGGATTGAACAGGAGTCCGCGATGTTCATATAGACATGAAGCAGCAGAGAGTAACAGTGACTGGTTCGGCGGATGAGAAGAAAGTTCTGAAAGTTGCAAGGAATGTTACAGGGAGAGATGTATGCTTGTGGTCGTGCCCTTACCACCCCGAATCTAATGCATATCACGATAGGTACTTCAAGAAGAAGTTTCGCAATAGAATCAACATGTCCGAGAACGGTGAGAAAGTGAGTTCCTACAACTACCACAAGCATGGCTACCACGGACACGACCACGGATACCATCAGGAACGGCCTTATTCGGGTCTTATCAACGAGAACGCTAGTTCAATGTTCAGTGAGGAAAACCCTCATTTCTGCAGCATTATGTGATCGATCTTCATATTTCAAAAACTAGTGTACGTGGGTGGAAACATTTTGTTCGGTTTTTGTCATGCACCATTGTATATAAACAAGGCCGTTTCTGTACTGTTGGATAAAAGGCAACTTATTGAATAAACGGGATTTTATTTCCTTAGTTGTTGAATTTTGGTCTTTTTGAATATATAACCTTTTTTCAACACCCTGTAGGAAAATTAATTCAGAGTATTCGCTTTTTCCTTGTTCGCGAGTGGATTACTTAGAGATAGATAGGTtctgatcatcatcatattctAGCTTCTTGTGCGATATTGGGAACGACGTTTTCGTCAATTTCGTTTTGATAAGCGATGGATGGGGAAAGAGGGGCTTTCTGGGGCCGTGGAAACAAGGTGGAATCGTACCAGAAATTTTAGAATTCCGGGGTTTgtggataaaattaaaaattgtcgAAATTCTATTTCTTGGTGGAGAAAACAGAATGTCCTGAATAGTAACATTCTTATATCTTCACTGAAGACGGCTCTAGAGGATGCCAAGAAACACGATTCCTTTTCGCAAGCGGATATTCacattatagagaaaaaaactaaaagaggcCTATCATGATGAGGAATTGTATTGGCAACAGAAAAGTCGAAAGTTCTGGTTGCGGGTTGGCGACAAGAATACTAGTTTCTTTCATGCTTCTACTAAACAGAGGAGGGTTAGGAATAAGATTGTAGGAATTTTTGATCAACAAGATGTTTGGGATGAATCGAGTCAGGGTATGGAAAGGATtgcttctatttattttaatacgCTTTTTGCACAATCGGAGGTTTGTGGTATTTCAGAGATGGTAGAAGAGGTCAACCCATTTGTTACAGAGCGTATGAATAGGGAGTTGATTAAGGATATTTCAGAGCTGGAAGTTCGAAAGGCTCTATTTGCAATGCATCCGGAAAAAACTCCGGGACCGGACGGGATGACAGCGCTTTTCTTTCAGAGGTTTTGGCCTCATCTTAAAGGTAATTTGGTTGCTTTGATTAGGGATTTCTTTCAGACTGGTATGTTTGATCCCAGACTTAAtgaaactaatatttgtttGATCCCAAAGGTCGAAACACCAAAAAGAATGGCAGAATTCAGGcctattagtttgtgtaatgtgagttataagataatttcaaaaattcttTGTTTTCGGTTAAAGAAGATTATGCCCTTGATTATTTCTGAAACACAATCGGCCTTTGTTTATGGTCggttaattacagataatattctGGTGGCCCAAGATATGTTCCATGGTTTGTAGACCAATAGGCAGTGCAGGTCGGATTTTTTGGCcttcaaaacggatatgagtaaggcctatGACCATGTTGAATGGGATTTCTTGAAGGCGGTTTTAATTAGGTTAGGCTTTGATTCAAAATGGATTTCTTGGATAATGTGGTGTGTGAGTTCAGTTTCCTATCAAGTGCTGCTTAATGGTGAACCCCGTGGCTCCATTTCGCCAAAACGGGGTTTGCGacagggggatcctttatccCCTTACTTGTTTATTCTCTGTATTGAGGTCTTGATAGCTAATATTAAAAAGGCAGAGAGGGAGGATAAAATTACGGGTATTAAGATTGCTCGTGATTCGCCCCCTATTTCTCATTTGctctttgaagatgatagtctgtttttctgTAAAGCGGATGAAGAACAATGTTCAACGGTCATGAATATCATAGGTAACTATGGTAAATCATACGGTCAGGAGGTAAATTTGGATAAGTTCTCcattatgtttggtaaaaaggtGACTTCAGAGGTAAAGGATAGGGTAAAATCTGTCATTGGCAT from Camelina sativa cultivar DH55 chromosome 3, Cs, whole genome shotgun sequence includes:
- the LOC104776946 gene encoding heavy metal-associated isoprenylated plant protein 21-like; the encoded protein is MTTVVEMEVPMDCPGCENKVRKALEKITGVRDVHIDMKQQRVTVTGSADEKKVLKVARNVTGRDVCLWSCPYHPESNAYHDRYFKKKFRNRINMSENGEKVSSYNYHKHGYHGHDHGYHQERPYSGLINENASSMFSEENPHFCSIM